One genomic segment of Pongo pygmaeus isolate AG05252 chromosome 19, NHGRI_mPonPyg2-v2.0_pri, whole genome shotgun sequence includes these proteins:
- the NATD1 gene encoding protein NATD1, whose product MAHSAAAVPLGALEQGCPIRVEHDRRRRQFTVRLNGCHDRAVLLYEYVGKRIVDLQHTEVPDAYRGRGIAKHLAKAALDFVVEEDLKAHLTCWYIQKYVKENPLPQYLERLQP is encoded by the exons ATGGCGCACTCGGCTGCCGCCGTGCCGCTGGGCGCGCTGGAGCAGGGCTGCCCCATCCGCGTGGAGCACGACCGCCGGCGCCGCCAGTTCACTGTCCGACTCAACG GATGTCATGACCGGGCCGTCCTGCTCTATGAGTACGTGGGCAAGCGGATCGTGGACCTGCAGCACACCGAGGTCCCAGATGCCTACCGTGGGCGCGGCATCGCCAAGCACCTTGCCAAG GCCGCCCTGGACTTCGTGGTGGAGGAGGACCTGAAGGCCCATCTCACCTGCTGGTACATCCAGAAGTACGTCAAGGAGAACCCCCTGCCGCAGTACCTGGAGCGCCTGCAGCCATAA